A single Elaeis guineensis isolate ETL-2024a chromosome 15, EG11, whole genome shotgun sequence DNA region contains:
- the LOC105035556 gene encoding heterogeneous nuclear ribonucleoprotein 1, which yields MESDNGKLFIGGISWDTNEDRLREYFKSFGEVVEAVIMKDRITGRARGFGFVVFADPAVAERVVLEKHLIDGRMVEAKKAVPREDQHMLHRNSSSAHGSPVPGRTKKIFVGGLASTVTEADFKKYFEQFGTITDVVVMYDHNTQRPRGFGFITFASEDSADKVLLKTFHELNGKMVEVKKAVPKELSPGPSMRSPVGGYNYGLSRVSSLLNAYTQGYNPSTIGGYGLRMDGRFGALAGGRNGFSSFGTGYGIGMNFEPGMSPNFGGSSNFNNSISYGRALSPYYSGNMSRYTNPIGYGGGNVSTRSVFSSVTRNAWGSSGVNYATNSASSNALMASGNGSLGAFGNSNLSWGGSSSSILAHGVGSGLGYARTCLDYGTGDSGFDSSTYGIVAGTSSINSSFTASSNGYEANYADSYGNSSIYGDTTWRSIPSDLDGSSPFGYGLGNAASDVTAKDSAAYMGGHSVTNRQTNRGIAA from the exons ATGGAGTCGGACAATGGCAAACTTTTCATCGGAGGGATTTCGTGGGACACCAACGAAGACCGCCTCCGGGAGTACTTCAAGAGTTTTGGGGAGGTAGTGGAGGCCGTCATCATGAAGGACCGGATCACCGGCCGTGCGCGTGGATTCGGGTTCGTTGTGTTTGCAGACCCTGCCGTTGCGGAGAGAGTTGTCTTGGAGAAACACTTGATTGATGGCCGGATG GTGGAGGCAAAAAAAGCTGTTCCAAGGGAAGACCAACACATGCTGCACAGGAACAGCAGTAGTGCCCATGGTTCTCCGGTTCCTGGTcgcaccaaaaaaatttttgtcGGAGGCCTGGCATCCACTGTAACGGAGGCTGACTTCAAGAAGTACTTTGAGCAGTTTGGGACTATCACTGATGTTGTTGTGATGTATGATCACAACACACAAAGGCCGAGGGGCTTTGGATTCATCACTTTTGCTTCAGAGGATTCTGCAGATAAGGTGCTGCTTAAAACCTTTCATGAGCTTAATGGTAAGATGGTTGAAGTTAAGAAGGCTGTTCCTAAAGAACTGTCCCCAGGGCCAAGCATGCGCTCACCTGTTGGGGGATATAACTATGGCTTGAGCAGGGTCAGTAGCCTTCTCAATGCATACACGCAGGGTTACAATCCAAGCACCATAGGAGGCTACGGATTAAGGATGGATGGTAGATTTGGGGCACTAGCTGGTGGGCGTAATGGGTTCTCTTCATTTGGTACTGGCTATGGAATTGGAATGAACTTTGAGCCAGGGATGAGCCCCAACTTTGGTGGAAGCTCAAATTTCAATAATAGCATCAGTTATGGACGTGCATTGAGCCCTTATTATAGTGGGAATATGAGTAGATACACTAACCCTATTGGGTATGGTGGGGGTAATGTTAGTACTAGGTCAGTTTTCAGTTCAGTGACTCGTAACGCTTGGGGTAGCAGTGGCGTTAATTATGCTACCAACTCTGCAAGTTCTAATGCCTTAATGGCATCTGGAAATGGGAGCCTTGGTGCATTTGGTAATAGCAATCTGAGTTGGGGTGGTTCCTCTTCTTCTATTTTGGCTCATGGTGTGGGCAGTGGTTTGGGCTATGCTAGAACGTGTCTGGATTATGGAACTGGGGACAGTGGCTTTGATTCCAGCACTTATGGAATTGTCGCTGGGACCAGTTCTATTAATTCCTCCTTTACTGCATCGAGCAATGGATATGAAGCAAACTATGCAGATTCATATGGTAATAGTTCAATATATGGAGACACAACTTGGAGATCTATACCCTCGGACCTTGATGGGTCCAGTCCATTCGGTTATGGGCTTGGCAATGCAGCTTCGGATGTCACTGCCAAGGATTCAGCAGCTTATATGGGTGGTCATAGTGTTACCAATAGACAAACAAATAGAG GAATTGCTGCCTAG